In the genome of Paraburkholderia caribensis, the window CGCGGGAGAACCTGCATGAATCCGCAGATGAAGGTGCAAACCCTGTTCGGCTCGACGCAAGACGCGCAAGGCTGGCGCGCGCGGCTGCCGCATGTGCGCGTCGCGTGCGTGATCGCCGGGGCCGTCGTATTCGCGATGCTGGCGGCGCTCGCGTTGATCGCGCTAATGGGCGTGCCGATCGGCGATGCGCTCGCGGCTTTCGCCGACGGCGCATGGGGCTCGCCGTATGCGATCGGCGCGTCGATCAATCGCAGCCTTGCATTCGCGCTGGTCGGCACCGGTTTCGTGATTGCGAACCGCGCGAAGCTCACGAACGTGGGCGGCGAAGGGCAGCTTGCGATCGGCGGCATCGTCGCGACCGCGCTGAGTCTCTACGGCGGATGCGCGCACTTGCCGCTCGGCCTGTCGTTCATCGTGCCGATGCTCGGCGCCGCCGCCGCGGGCGCACTATGGGGCGGCGTGCCCGGCGTGCTGAAAGCGAAGGCCGGCACCAATGAAGTGATCAGCACGTTGTTGCTGTCGTTCATCGCCGTGTGGCTGCTCTACTGGTGCGTGCAAAGCGAAGCGCTGCTGCGCCAGCCGATGACGAACGGCGCGACCTTGCCCGAATCGCTCGAAATTCCCGATCCGACCAAGCTCCCCGCGATCCTCGCGGCGAGCGGCATGAACCTCAACATCGGTCTGCCCGTCACGATCGCGCTGGCCATCGGCTCGGCCGTTCTGCTCACGCGCACGCGCTTCGGCCTGTCGCTGCGGGCGGCGGGCCTGAACGCGATCGCGGCGAGGCGTGCGGGTTTGCCGATCACGTCGTCGATCGTCGGTGCACTGGCGCTGGCTGGCGCGTTCAGCGGCCTTGCAGGCGCGTTGATGCTGCAGGGCGATCAATACTCGCTGAAAGCCGGCTTTTCGTCCGGCTATGGCTTCGATGGCCTGGTGGTCGGACTGCTCGCGCGCGGCTCGATCACAGGTGTATTCGCGGCGGCGCTGCTGTTCGGCTTTCTGCGCTCGGGCGGCATCAACATGGAAATGGTCGCGCAGGTGCCGTCGGCGCTCGTGCTGATCGTGCAGGGCATCGTCACCATCGCGCTTGCGGGCGGCGCGATGTGGCTCGACAAGGGAGACGCGCGCCAATGAATCTCGAACTTCTCGCAGTGTTCGCGGGCGCGTCGGTCCGCCTCGCCGCGCCGATGATGCTCGCATCCACGGGCGAACTCGTCAGCGAGCGCGCGGGCGTGCTCAACATGAGCGTCGAAGGCATGATGCTGACAGGCGCGTTTCTCGGCGCGACGTTTTCATGGCTCACGGGCAATCCGTCAGTCGGTTTGTTGTGCGGCATGCTCGGCGTGATCCCGCTCGCGCTGCTGCAGGCGTTCCTGAGCGTGACGATGCGCGCGAATCAGATCGTGACGGGCATCGGCATCAATATTCTGGCGCTCGGCGGCACGACGCTCGCTTACCGCGAAATCTTCGGCGAGCGTTCGAGCGCGGTGATTCCGGGCCTGGCGCACTG includes:
- a CDS encoding ABC transporter permease → MNPQMKVQTLFGSTQDAQGWRARLPHVRVACVIAGAVVFAMLAALALIALMGVPIGDALAAFADGAWGSPYAIGASINRSLAFALVGTGFVIANRAKLTNVGGEGQLAIGGIVATALSLYGGCAHLPLGLSFIVPMLGAAAAGALWGGVPGVLKAKAGTNEVISTLLLSFIAVWLLYWCVQSEALLRQPMTNGATLPESLEIPDPTKLPAILAASGMNLNIGLPVTIALAIGSAVLLTRTRFGLSLRAAGLNAIAARRAGLPITSSIVGALALAGAFSGLAGALMLQGDQYSLKAGFSSGYGFDGLVVGLLARGSITGVFAAALLFGFLRSGGINMEMVAQVPSALVLIVQGIVTIALAGGAMWLDKGDARQ